A section of the Archocentrus centrarchus isolate MPI-CPG fArcCen1 chromosome 20, fArcCen1, whole genome shotgun sequence genome encodes:
- the wasf3b gene encoding wiskott-Aldrich syndrome protein family member 3b: MPLVKRNIEPRHLCRGALPEGIGSELECVMNNTLSAIIRQLSSLSKHAEDIFGELFNEANTFYLRANSLQDRIDRLAVKVTQLDSTVEEVSLQDINMRKAFKSSTTQDQQVVSKSSVPNPVREMYNLSDKPPPLNILTHYRDDHKEALKFYTDPSYFFDLWKEKMLQDTEDKRKEKRKQKEQRRCVDGTLQREVKKVRKARNRRQEWNMMALDKELRPDHRHTIHRDRGASSEGSMSPENRGHGPDQHHYPNSMNHAGHAHTYSGPPPSALAAQMAAGHAPRGGGEHDNRGRTMIAYQGGTLGRSHHHHHQVPLPPPPTEVMNGGSMSLPPVDYSMDGYANTGPPPPPPAPVIPSAQTAFASPPGGPMPPGPMAGAAGYAPPPPPVSGAQAAPPPPGPPPPPLPAGASHSTTHKMSSTASAETTAVNDARSDLLAAIRMGIQLKKVQEQQEQQAKREPVGNDVATILSRRIAVEYSDSEDDSELEENDWSD; encoded by the exons ATGCCGCTGGTGAAGAGGAACATCGAGCCGCGCCACCTCTGCCGAGGGGCGCTCCCTGAGGGCATCGGCAGCGAGCTGGAGTGTGTGATGAACAACACGCTTTCAGCCATCATCCGTCAGCTCAGCAGCCTga GCAAACATGCGGAGGACATATTTGGCGAGCTGTTTAATGAGGCCAACACCTTCTACCTGCGTGCCAACTCTCTCCAGGATCGCATTGACCGGCTGGCCGTCAAGGtcacacagctggactccactGTGGAGGAAG TTTCCCTCCAAGATATCAACATGAGGAAGGCCTTCAAGAGCTCTACCACTCAGGACCAGCAGGTGGTGTCCAAGAGCAGCGTTCCCAATCCTGTCAGAGAGATGTACAACCTGAGTGACAAGCCTCCACCTCTCAACATCCTAACACATTACAG GGATGACCACAAGGAGGCACTTAAGTTCTACACAGACCCCTCCTACTTCTTCGACCTGTGGAAAGAAAAGATGCTGCAGGACACTGAGGAcaagaggaaggagaagagaaAGCAAAAG GAGCAGAGGCGCTGTGTGGATGGGACGCTACAGAGGGAGGTTAAGAAGGTCCGCAAAGCGAGGAACCGTCGTCAGGAGTGGAATATGATGGCTTTGGATAAGGAGCTGAGGCCAGATCATCGACACACCATACACCGAGACAGAGGGGCTTCCTCTGAGGGCTCGATGTCACCAGAGAACAG GGGACATGGGCCAGATCAGCACCACTACCCCAACAGTATGAACCATGCTGGCCACGCTCACACCTATTCTGGCCCGCCACCCAGCGCGCTGGCTGCCCAGATGGCTGCTGGACATGCTCCACGTGGAGGAGGTGAACATGACAACAGAGGCAGGACCATGATAGCCTATCAGGGTGGGACACTGGGCCGctctcaccaccaccaccaccaagttCCACTGCCTCCTCCACCCACCGAGGTTATGAACGGGGGCTCTATGTCTCTCCCACCAGTGGACTACAG TATGGACGGCTATGCCAACACTGGTCCTCCTCCCCCCCCTCCTGCTCCTGTCATCCCTTCTGCTCAGACGGCCTTTGCCTCACCTCCTGGAGGTCCAATGCCTCCCGGACCAATGGCTGGTGCTGCCGGTTATGCTCCACCCCCACCACCTGTATCTGGAGCCCAGgctgctccacctcctcctggtCCTCCACCTCCTCCGCTTCCAGCTGGTGCCTCCCACTCCACAACCCATAAGATGTCCTCCACCGCATCCGCTGAGACCACAGCGGTCAATGACGCCCGCAGCGATCTGCTGGCTGCTATACGTATGG GCATCCAGCTGAAGAAAGTACaagagcagcaggagcagcaggctAAGAGAGAGCCAGTTGGAAACGACGTGGCCACCATCCTGTCGCGACGCATCGCTGTGGAATACTCCGATTCGGAGGACgactcagagttggaggagAACGATTGGTCggattaa
- the gpr12 gene encoding G-protein coupled receptor 12 — protein sequence MSEEPPVTPSWLTPDPTAWASGGGGPMDNSTSLGTLPPEDSLRPSQLPLLVNPWDIVLCSSGTLIACENALVVLVIWQNPALRAPMFLLIGSLALADLLAGLGLVLHFTCAYLLRSDSAQLLTVGLIVASFSASVFSLLAITIDRYLSLYYALTYNSERTAAFTYTMLVLLWGLSLCLGLLPVTGVNCLAEEATCSVVRPLTKNNIAVLSVSFLLLFGLMLQLYVQICKIVMRHAHQIALQHHFLAATPHYVTTRKGVSTLAIILGTFAACWMPFTVYSLIADYTYPPLYTYATLVPATYNSVINPVIYAFRNQEIQKALWLVCCGCVPTSVAHRARTPSDV from the coding sequence ATGAGCGAAGAGCCGCCGGTCACCCCCAGCTGGCTGACCCCTGATCCTACAGCATGGGCCAGCGGAGGCGGTGGACCGATGGACAACAGCACCAGCCTGGGGACGCTTCCACCGGAGGACTCCCTGCGGCCCAGCCAGCTGCCACTGCTGGTCAACCCCTGGGACATTGTGCTGTGCTCATCTGGGACTCTGATAGCTTGTGAGAATGCTCTGGTGGTGCTGGTGATTTGGCAGAACCCGGCGCTCAGAGCCCCCATGTTCCTGCTGATCGGCAGCCTGGCACTGGCTGACCTGCTGGCCGGCCTGGGCCTCGTGCTACACTTCACCTGTGCCTACTTGCTTCGCTCTGATTCGGCCCAGTTGCTGACTGTGGGCTTGATAGTGGCCTCATTCTCCGCCTCTGTCTTCAGCTTGCTGGCCATCACTATTGACCGCTACCTGTCTCTGTATTACGCCCTCACTTACAACTCGGAGCGAACGGCGGCCTTTACCTACACCATGCTTGTGCTGCTGTGGGGGCTGTCCCTGTGTCTAGGCCTGCTGCCCGTCACAGGGGTCAACTGCCTAGCAGAGGAGGCAACATGCAGCGTGGTGCGGCCACTGACAAAGAATAACATCGCCGTGTTGTCTGTCTCCTTCTTGCTGCTCTTCGGCCTCATGCTGCAACTCTATGTCCAGATCTGCAAGATCGTGATGCGCCACGCTCACCAGATCGCCCTGCAGCATCACTTCCTGGCTGCCACACCCCACTACGTCACGACCCGGAAGGGCGTATCCACCCTGGCCATCATCCTGGGTACCTTTGCTGCCTGCTGGATGCCGTTCACTGTTTATTCACTCATCGCTGACTACACATACCCTCCACTCTATACTTATGCCACGTTGGTACCTGCCACCTACAACTCGGTCATCAACCCGGTCATCTACGCGTTCAGGAACCAGGAGATCCAGAAGGCGCTGTGGCTGGTGTGCTGCGGCTGTGTGCCCACCAGCGTGGCCCATCGTGCACGGACTCCAAGCGATGTCTGA